ACCTTTCTTGAGAACAAATGATACAAAGCCAAAACAGCTCTGCTAGATTACAAAGACCGTTAAAGACTAAACCACTGAAGAAGTCAAAGATCTGCTGGAAGTCAAAGGTCTGATcatcctttgaagaaagcactgctAAAGCTTCATCAGAGGTTGAGCTCATCAAAGGATAGCATCAACAGAGTCTTGTAATCAGTGTTTTATTAATGTAACAGTGCTTAGACAATCTTTCGACTTAAAGTATTCATGATGAAAACATTTCTTCCATTGTTTGTGTTATAAAGTTTTCTTCATTTCTGCAGCACATTGTTTATCTTATTATCATCTTTCATctttaaaacaaacacaaacaattaaactcagatcctaacacgtACGAACAAACTCTATGATCTCCGATTGAGGGGGAGTTGTAATTCATGCTTACGTGAATCGTTTGTGTATTCAATCATTCAACAAAAAGTCTTTGTGCATTCAATCGTTTGTGATTTATGCTTACGTgaaagcatatcttccattgtttggtacaatatctatatacctatctatactttttattaaAATGTATTATAAATGGTTTTCTAAAAATTACCCATGTTTGGACACATGGTTTTCTAAAAATCACCCGTGTTTAGACACAGATTTTACTACTAGTGATAAATATCTTCAATACAATAAAATACGATTTTTAATTAAAGATAGGAGGGACTAAGAATACAAATTTTCAATTCATTTcgaaatgaaaatgaacaaaaTAAAAAGGGAAAGGCTGCAGTCGTGTTGTTGACCTCATTCGGCTCCAGCAACCATATAGCCAAATCGCGATTTCCCCCTTCCAGTTTCTACAGCGAGAATTCTGTATTCATCCACTTCTAGAGAGATAGTACAAATCATACGATTCCGAATCGGGACTGTTCCGGATAGATAGAATTGTGAACCTATGAGGGTTGATTTTTCGAAGAAATGGAGTTTGTCGGACGAACCGTGAGGAAAGAATTCGAAGGATTTGGGGTTTTTTCGGGAGTTGTGAAATCATACGATTCCGAATCGGGATTGTTCGAGATCGGTTACGACGACGGTGATTCTGAAGAAATTGATTTGTCGGAGTTGACTGTTGCTCTTGTGGATGCCGATGGAGTCCGTACGGTGGATCAGTCTTCGTATCTGAAGCCATCTAGGGTTGGGAGAAGACCTAAGAAGAGGTCTAGGGTTCTTGTTTCGTCAAATTCAGGTAATGAAAATGGTTTTTCTTCATCTGTTGGTAATGTAGTTGCAGCTGATCAAAGTAATTTGGATTCTGTGGTTGTTGATAAGTTGACTAAAAAAATGGACTTTAGTAGTCATGATAGCAATAATGTTAGTGTTTGTGGTGATAATCATAAGGTTAATGATGATGGGATagatttgaatttgaatttggaTTTTATTGAAGAGAATGATTTGGAATCGAAAAGGAAAGATTTAGCAGATTGTTCGGTTAAGGAAGAGCAGTGTTTGGACTTGAATATGGATGTAGACGGTGAGGAAACTAAGAATGAAGATGTTGATCTCGGTGGGTATGTCGAGGGAGAAAATTGTGGTGAAGATGGTCGGTTGAAGGTTCCTGGGGACATTGCAACCGAGAGTCCAGGAGTGTTGGGGGTTCAGAATTATTCTATGGCTGAAGTTTCACCAGTTGTTGATCAGAATGAAGCTTTGGGGAGAACACAGACAAGAGGAAGAAGAGGTAGAAAGAGAAAAAGCGTTACAGATTCTCCGAAAACTGGTGCGGAAAGTGTGTTAAGGAGGAGTGCTAGGAGACAAGCTAAGTCTTCTGTTGATGAACATGACGGTAATGCTGTAAAAGTTGATGATGACCATGATGACGTTGCATGTGCATTGCCGGCTGGTTCATCTCCGGTTATAAGTGCGGTTTCAGAGGACCAGCCTACAAGTTCTGGATGTAAAGAATCTGAAGAACCTAGTGTTGTTCCTCTAAAGCTGGAGTTACCGCCATCAACAGGAAATTTGAATCTAGACGGCCTTCCAGTACTTGATGTTTTCTCCGTGTATGCTTTTCTAAGGTCATTTAGCACAATATTGTTTTTAAGCCCATTTGAGCTGGGGGATTTTGTGGCATCACTTAGAAGCGAGTCTCCTAGTTTATTGATTGATTCGATTCATGTTTCTCTTTTACGAACATTGAGGAAGCTTTTAGAGTTCCAATCAAGTGAGAGTTTAAAACCAGCTACTAATTGCCTTAGGTATGCATCTTTTGTTTCATACAACTCTTTTGTTCCGTGTTATTTGAGTTTtctgtttttattcatttagtatatAAATAAATTGCAGGGATCTTAACTGGGATTTGTTGGACTTGATTACGTGGCCTATTTATATGGCAGAGTACCTACTTATGAAACCTGGTTTTGATTTTGATCAATTGAAGTTGTTCAAAACTGACTACCACAAACAGCCGGGATCCGTGAAGGTTAAAATGTTGCAGTATATTTGTGACGACGTGATAGAAATTGAGGCTATAAGTTCAGAACTTAATAGGAGGATACTGGTGGGAGATCCTGCTAATCTTATGGATCCTGATTTAAATACAAAACTAACGGCTTCTAAGAAACGCAAGGCAACAATGGCTATATCTGGTAGTTCATGCATGAGTGAGGAGGTTATTGATGAAACTGTAGATTGGAACAGTGATGAATGTTGCCTTTGTAAAATGGATGGTAACTTAATATGCTGTGATGGTTGCCCTGCAGCATATCATTCAAAGTGTGTAGGTATTGCCGCTAGTTTTTTGCCGGATGGAGATTGGTATTGCCCAGAGTGTGTAGTCGATAAGAAAAATGTGGATATTAATGTGGCGAAAGCAATTCGAGGAGCAGATTTATTGGGGGTTGACACACATGGACGGTTCTATTATAGCACCTGTGGATACCTCGTGGTGTAAGTTCTTTGTTTTCAGTTATAGTAACGAAGTCATTTcttttcttgttttgattgttttcAGAGTTTGTTGTTGATTGAACCTTTGCTGAATTTGCAGGGCAGATCCCTGTGATGCTGAAACCTCGTATCATTACTATCACATGAATGAGTTGACTGCTCTCATCAATACACTGAATTTGTTGAGTGGTCCTTATAGAGTTATATCAAATGCCATCACCAAGCACTGGCATTTATACAATAAGCTTTATGGAGAAAAAAGTAAATTAGATTCAGAAAAATCAGGAGAAGTAGAGAGATCGTTGGCAGGATCTTCTGAAGAGAATCTTTCAAAAACCGGACTACATTCTTCAAACAATGGCTATGATATATCTAATAGAACGGCCACAAGGAAAGGCATGTCACAGCAGTTAGAAAACGGTTATCTGAATTTCTATAGCTTCGCTAGAGTGGCCTCATCGGTGGCTGGAGAATGGGCTCGAAAAGTTCCAGACAACAAGACTTCCACTGCACCTACAAAATCACTAGAGGAATTGATTGTGATACAAATGAAAGCCATAACAAAGATATCTGTTGACTTTTGTTGGTCAAATATCCAGAATCTAAGTGTGGATGCTCGGAAAGAAAAATGTGGGTGGTGTCTGGCATGCAAGTTTCCGACTGATGACGGGATTTGTTTATTCTACATGAATAACGTCAGTGTTTTGGAAAATTATACAAGTCAAGTGTTGGGTTTTGATTCAAGAATAAGCAGGAATGATCGCCTTATTGATGCCATGTGTCATATTCTATACATTGAAGATCGGTTGCATGGTCTTTTGTTGGGTCCTTGGCTCAATCCTCATTTCCCAAAGCTTTACCGTAAAAGTTTTCATGAGGCTTCTGATATTGCTTCAGTTAAAGACCTCTTGCTCATGGTAAGACTTTCAAGTTAGTTAATATTATCTAAAGTTTCAACTTACCATTATGATAAAAGTCAAAGGATGAATCTTTTATTCCGGTTAGGTTTACGCATATGACATCAGAAATACAAATGTGCAGTTAGGTTTATGTATTAATTTAGGTAATTTGAATATTCCTGATAAAGTAACTATATTAATAAACTGATATTAGGAGATGTTGGGTGTTATGATTGATCTGATGTAAGATATAGGGTTTGGGCATCATATGGTAAGCTGGTTCTCGATAATATGCGTCTGTTACTTATTTGATATATTAGTTTGTTCGATTTTTCCGATTCATTATCAATATATTTCTGTCTTGGTCCCATCAGTTTTTAAGGGATCACTGGTAGAATATAAATGTTTTAATCATTTAGCTGCATATGAACATACCTTATGTATTTGACATTTATAGATTTATACAAGTAAATATTGCATTTAATGCACAATGATGAGCGTTTTTGGTATATACCTTAATGACTGCTTAGAAGAAAAAAATGATTTACGACACTATTAATTTAAAGATACTAGAAGTTCATGTTTATGCTACTTTACGTTAGAAAGTTTATATGTTTTGACATCCTTATGATTTTTGCTACTTTTGCTCAGTTAGAGTCGAATATTTGGTCACGTGCATTTTCGGATGAGTGGATAAAACATGTGGATTTGGTGGTGACGGTGGGATCCGCTTCTCATGTTGTGACATCTAAGCTTCGTATGCCTTCAACAAGAAACGTGGTTGGAAAGAAAAGATCCAAGTCTTTGGATCCCGAACCTCATTCATCGAAAAACGCATCAAGTGGTCTAAGCCTGTTTTGGTGGAGGGGTGGTAGGCTCACAAGACGGCTTTTTAATTGGAAGGTTTTGCCTTGCTCCTTGGCTTCTAAAGCTGCTCGTCAAGGTCTGTATCGGGAAATCATAATTGCAAATTTAAATCAATTAATCATTATTAAATTGAccttataattattattattattatcattattattattattattatttattaggtGGAGGCAAGAAGATTGATGGTATATTATATCCTGAGAATTCCGATTTTCCAAAGAGAAGCAAAGCTCTTGTGTGGCGAGCTTCTGTCCAGTCGGCAGTTACTGTGGAACAGCTTGCTCTTCAGGTGGTACCTTTACTGtttcttatatatatatgtgtgtgtgtgtgtgtgtgtagacTAACCCTGCCCTATAtatagatgtgtgtgtgtgtgtgtgttttaagaTGCTGAGTTGTAGCGATTCTACTTGTCAGATAAGGGAACTTGATGCACACATTAAATGGGAAGAGATTGAGAACAGCAGTCATCTGGCGAAGATGGATAAGGAATCAATAAAGTCAATGAGGTCATTTAAGAAGGCTATAATCCGACGCAAGTCTTCAGAAGGCGGTGTTGTGAAATATCTTTTAGACTTTGGGAAAAGAAGATTTATACCTGATACGGTCGTAAAACACGGGTCTAAGATTGATGAGTCGTCATCATCAAGTGAAAGGAAGAAATATTGGGTGGAGGAGCCTTATGTTCCC
The sequence above is drawn from the Helianthus annuus cultivar XRQ/B chromosome 12, HanXRQr2.0-SUNRISE, whole genome shotgun sequence genome and encodes:
- the LOC110895572 gene encoding DDT domain-containing protein PTM gives rise to the protein MEFVGRTVRKEFEGFGVFSGVVKSYDSESGLFEIGYDDGDSEEIDLSELTVALVDADGVRTVDQSSYLKPSRVGRRPKKRSRVLVSSNSGNENGFSSSVGNVVAADQSNLDSVVVDKLTKKMDFSSHDSNNVSVCGDNHKVNDDGIDLNLNLDFIEENDLESKRKDLADCSVKEEQCLDLNMDVDGEETKNEDVDLGGYVEGENCGEDGRLKVPGDIATESPGVLGVQNYSMAEVSPVVDQNEALGRTQTRGRRGRKRKSVTDSPKTGAESVLRRSARRQAKSSVDEHDGNAVKVDDDHDDVACALPAGSSPVISAVSEDQPTSSGCKESEEPSVVPLKLELPPSTGNLNLDGLPVLDVFSVYAFLRSFSTILFLSPFELGDFVASLRSESPSLLIDSIHVSLLRTLRKLLEFQSSESLKPATNCLRDLNWDLLDLITWPIYMAEYLLMKPGFDFDQLKLFKTDYHKQPGSVKVKMLQYICDDVIEIEAISSELNRRILVGDPANLMDPDLNTKLTASKKRKATMAISGSSCMSEEVIDETVDWNSDECCLCKMDGNLICCDGCPAAYHSKCVGIAASFLPDGDWYCPECVVDKKNVDINVAKAIRGADLLGVDTHGRFYYSTCGYLVVADPCDAETSYHYYHMNELTALINTLNLLSGPYRVISNAITKHWHLYNKLYGEKSKLDSEKSGEVERSLAGSSEENLSKTGLHSSNNGYDISNRTATRKGMSQQLENGYLNFYSFARVASSVAGEWARKVPDNKTSTAPTKSLEELIVIQMKAITKISVDFCWSNIQNLSVDARKEKCGWCLACKFPTDDGICLFYMNNVSVLENYTSQVLGFDSRISRNDRLIDAMCHILYIEDRLHGLLLGPWLNPHFPKLYRKSFHEASDIASVKDLLLMLESNIWSRAFSDEWIKHVDLVVTVGSASHVVTSKLRMPSTRNVVGKKRSKSLDPEPHSSKNASSGLSLFWWRGGRLTRRLFNWKVLPCSLASKAARQGGGKKIDGILYPENSDFPKRSKALVWRASVQSAVTVEQLALQIRELDAHIKWEEIENSSHLAKMDKESIKSMRSFKKAIIRRKSSEGGVVKYLLDFGKRRFIPDTVVKHGSKIDESSSSSERKKYWVEEPYVPLFLLKPFNDKRIALKSNKTSTSLSLSTKKSSSNKDIFSYLFSKAEKPVNHLCGHCNKDVLIRDAIGCQYCEGFFHKRHVRKESGGMYTCHKCYVGETKKVAGPKKGKLGSRKTKKAKKGGKGKQPLEPQDKSKGFVVPLRRSARTAKIVSLQSKKKKKKPAKKKKKQSKSGGGKKKQQLEFLNEIEKPKGKRGRPRKINKLSFQKKRSPPTNSKYWLNGLLMSRNPVDEKDLSELAYSVPGGPPKCCLCDEPEFNSSLTYLCCAKCGDWFHGDAVGQNDDNRGFIIGFKCHKCRERPVPVCPHLNSVSQEPESGEQKNDDGANDVSVLLEQKPVDTFEEQKDLLNDEASSPNAEPVSGSKEEPAQKMPDLGPADALPLIEVEKETCLTDDDESRVAVAENGSLEANTGLVD